The following proteins are co-located in the Campylobacter concisus genome:
- a CDS encoding type VI secretion system Vgr family protein yields MDLFNISKKKLDIKDKISEPIEIGDETTAKKAKKAMDDFNSFYPKPPIVGKIFDTVTEVAKTGVDTDEERKFRIYKEIKDKGILEETKSVYKITDADIREFEKRLKEEENEKRLKEQQMDKNLTSPTSSLTKPVMLASGNSVATDGFVDYGVSNDTFSTLQIANDSNDKFIVTRADIYENLESIFSIECFAYINLVKNPLYENLDTIYNNDKSYSSIYKYLDKSIKLSIKRPSSTNKNIIPDGSSNDMHFSGIVSDVEYLGVDDETSTNIDKKYFFKFKLTSPLYRLSINRANRIYTDQSILEVVKDILAFNKQRLTKELDFSNIKNNYNKREFIAQYNESDLAFITRLCHDSGIYFYEDNEKIYFHDTFILAYSNQNENFTSSDISNGKEARKVSFNVNLNNNLATEHINKITKSETLKANSFTHSFQNTAYPNVLESKNEKIFDEQVNIYDKHINLDEYSFSDTSLLEVSTYLKKLRSDMLLKEFTASSNVFALNLNDNISVAIDASKGEYEFKIIALKHTYIDESVLENTLNLGDNVPFKDKKFISSYTNEISIIPSSVKFVPSYKQKPKAPDITLGLVVGQDGLNSQNNTIHTDSYGRVKVRLNAFSTQEIIDKDDAINASYHKSAYLRVITPIASNSSGFFAIPRIGDEVIISFLQNDIDNPVVSGSLYNASNTPLVNVDSNYHQTSLSSKTIGANETGINEITLSNLKNKEQIYVKAEKDYDELVNNDFSQIILNDKSSQVHGSYTERVKKAHIQTIDLAKNVNVGGEYLTTVGLSKDTVVGVSNTLNVAVDNNTRVGQDSHEFVGHDKFVEVKSNLNTTIHNDEMKEVKGTKEQNIDGGYKLNSQKGINEFSNEHIVLQANSYIDINAKSNFTTKTAAQHTEIADSKFSNIETTYEVNAKDKIIHQVGSTKVTIEGSSVVIEVAGVKAIFDSRGLRVIGGDIKAL; encoded by the coding sequence AGGCGATGAAACTACGGCAAAAAAGGCTAAAAAAGCCATGGATGATTTTAATAGTTTTTATCCTAAACCTCCAATAGTAGGGAAGATTTTTGATACAGTAACAGAAGTAGCCAAAACTGGGGTTGATACTGATGAAGAAAGAAAATTTAGAATTTACAAGGAAATTAAAGATAAAGGAATATTAGAGGAAACAAAATCGGTATACAAAATTACCGATGCTGATATTAGAGAATTTGAAAAAAGATTGAAAGAAGAAGAAAACGAAAAAAGATTGAAAGAGCAACAAATGGACAAAAATTTAACATCACCAACATCATCACTGACTAAGCCTGTCATGCTAGCATCCGGTAACTCAGTGGCAACAGACGGCTTTGTGGACTACGGCGTATCTAACGATACTTTCTCGACTCTTCAGATAGCAAACGATTCAAACGATAAATTTATCGTTACACGTGCAGATATTTATGAAAATTTAGAAAGTATATTTAGCATAGAGTGCTTTGCTTATATAAATTTGGTAAAAAACCCGCTTTATGAAAATTTAGACACCATCTACAATAACGATAAAAGCTACTCAAGCATATATAAATATCTTGATAAAAGTATAAAGCTAAGCATAAAAAGGCCTTCTTCAACAAATAAAAACATCATCCCAGATGGTAGCTCAAACGATATGCACTTTAGTGGAATAGTAAGCGATGTAGAGTATCTTGGTGTAGATGATGAGACTAGTACAAATATAGATAAAAAATACTTCTTTAAATTTAAGCTAACTTCGCCACTATATAGACTAAGCATAAATAGAGCAAATAGAATTTATACAGACCAGAGCATTTTAGAAGTAGTAAAAGATATTTTGGCTTTTAATAAACAAAGACTAACCAAAGAGCTAGACTTCTCAAATATCAAAAATAACTACAACAAGAGAGAATTTATAGCCCAGTACAATGAGAGCGACCTGGCTTTCATAACAAGGCTTTGTCATGATAGTGGTATATATTTTTATGAAGACAATGAAAAAATTTATTTTCATGATACATTTATACTAGCTTATAGCAATCAAAATGAAAATTTTACTTCAAGTGACATAAGTAACGGCAAGGAAGCTAGAAAAGTAAGCTTTAATGTAAATTTGAATAATAATCTAGCAACCGAACACATAAATAAAATAACAAAGAGTGAGACACTAAAGGCAAATAGCTTTACACACTCTTTTCAAAATACAGCCTATCCAAATGTGCTAGAGAGTAAAAATGAAAAGATATTTGACGAGCAGGTAAATATCTATGACAAGCATATAAATTTAGATGAGTATTCATTTAGTGACACTAGCTTGCTTGAAGTTAGCACCTACCTTAAGAAACTAAGAAGCGATATGCTTTTAAAAGAATTTACCGCTAGCTCAAATGTATTTGCACTAAATTTAAATGACAATATCTCGGTAGCTATTGATGCTAGCAAGGGTGAATATGAGTTTAAAATAATAGCCTTAAAGCATACTTATATTGATGAGAGCGTTTTAGAAAATACCTTAAATTTAGGCGATAATGTCCCATTTAAAGATAAAAAATTTATAAGCTCATATACAAATGAGATAAGTATCATTCCAAGTAGTGTGAAATTTGTCCCAAGCTACAAACAAAAGCCAAAAGCACCAGACATCACGCTAGGTCTTGTAGTCGGTCAAGATGGACTAAACAGCCAAAATAACACAATCCATACTGATAGCTATGGTAGGGTAAAGGTGAGGTTAAATGCTTTTAGTACGCAAGAGATAATCGATAAAGACGATGCCATCAACGCAAGCTATCACAAGAGTGCTTATCTAAGGGTGATAACGCCTATTGCTAGCAATAGCTCAGGATTTTTTGCCATACCAAGGATCGGCGATGAGGTTATCATCTCGTTTTTACAAAATGACATAGATAACCCAGTAGTAAGCGGTAGCCTATATAATGCTTCAAATACGCCACTTGTAAATGTAGATAGTAACTATCACCAAACATCTCTTAGCTCAAAAACAATTGGTGCAAATGAGACCGGTATAAACGAGATCACTTTATCAAATTTAAAAAATAAAGAGCAAATTTATGTAAAAGCAGAAAAGGACTATGACGAGCTTGTAAATAACGACTTTTCTCAAATAATACTAAATGACAAAAGCTCACAAGTGCATGGAAGTTATACTGAACGAGTAAAAAAAGCCCACATTCAGACGATAGATCTAGCAAAAAATGTAAATGTCGGAGGCGAGTATCTAACAACAGTTGGACTTTCAAAAGATACAGTAGTTGGTGTCTCAAATACGCTAAATGTAGCTGTTGATAATAACACAAGAGTAGGTCAAGATAGTCATGAATTTGTAGGACATGATAAATTTGTAGAAGTAAAATCAAATCTTAATACGACCATACATAACGATGAGATGAAAGAGGTAAAAGGCACAAAAGAGCAGAACATAGATGGTGGCTATAAACTAAATTCACAAAAAGGTATAAATGAATTTAGTAATGAGCATATCGTGCTTCAGGCAAATAGCTACATTGATATAAATGCTAAGTCAAATTTTACAACAAAAACAGCTGCCCAGCACACGGAGATTGCTGATTCAAAATTTAGCAACATAGAGACGACTTATGAGGTAAATGCCAAAGATAAGATAATCCATCAAGTAGGTAGCACAAAAGTAACGATAGAAGGATCAAGCGTCGTGATAGAAGTAGCTGGCGTAAAGGCGATATTTGATAGTAGAGGGCTAAGAGTTATCGGTGGAGATATAAAGGCTTTATAA